One genomic window of Paenisporosarcina antarctica includes the following:
- a CDS encoding TetR/AcrR family transcriptional regulator codes for MKRDKPKFKQIIDAAVVVIAENGYHQAQVSKIAKQAGVADGTIYLYFKNKEDILISVFQEKMGLFVDNLKGIINDGTTSSDKLLKMIENHFNVLGTDHHLAIVTQLELRQSNIEIRLKINEVLKEYLMLLDDILIEGKENGEFQEDLDIRLARHMVFGTIDETLTTWVMNEQKYDLMSLAPKVHQLLLRGMKA; via the coding sequence ATGAAACGAGACAAACCAAAGTTTAAACAAATAATCGATGCAGCAGTTGTTGTGATTGCAGAAAATGGGTATCACCAAGCCCAAGTTTCTAAAATCGCTAAACAAGCTGGCGTCGCCGATGGAACGATCTATTTGTATTTCAAAAATAAAGAAGATATTTTAATATCTGTGTTCCAAGAAAAAATGGGTTTATTTGTTGATAACTTAAAAGGCATTATTAATGATGGCACAACATCATCAGATAAACTACTGAAAATGATAGAAAATCATTTTAATGTACTAGGTACAGATCACCATTTAGCAATTGTTACTCAGTTAGAACTACGACAATCTAATATAGAAATTCGCTTAAAAATCAATGAAGTATTAAAGGAGTACTTAATGTTACTCGACGATATTTTAATCGAAGGAAAAGAAAATGGCGAATTTCAAGAAGATTTAGATATACGCCTTGCGAGACACATGGTCTTTGGTACAATTGATGAGACTCTTACTACTTGGGTTATGAATGAACAAAAGTATGATTTGATGAGTTTAGCACCAAAAGTTCATCAACTTTTACTAAGAGGTATGAAAGCATAA
- a CDS encoding enoyl-CoA hydratase yields the protein MEFLSWTVENYVAKVTINRPPANALSRALIVEVNELMNAVEHDDSVRVIVLHGEGRFFSAGADIKEFTLINTGEEFTALSASGQEIFERLERFSKPVIASIHGAALGGGLELAMSCHMRIVSNNAKLGLPELQLGLIPGFAGTQRLPRLVGIPKAAEMLLTSDTISGEEAVQWGLANRAYAEEEVLAKSMELATKIAKKSPVAMKAAIEMLQYAKSYAYDEGVKAEAQSFGTVFVSEDAQEGISAFIEKREPSFKGK from the coding sequence ATGGAATTTTTGAGTTGGACTGTAGAAAATTATGTTGCGAAAGTAACGATCAATCGACCACCAGCAAATGCATTATCACGCGCCCTTATTGTCGAAGTAAACGAATTAATGAATGCAGTTGAACATGATGACAGCGTTCGTGTCATCGTCTTACACGGGGAAGGTCGTTTCTTCTCAGCAGGAGCAGATATTAAAGAATTCACTCTAATTAATACAGGAGAAGAATTCACAGCTTTATCTGCAAGTGGACAAGAAATATTTGAACGTCTAGAACGATTCTCGAAACCTGTCATCGCCTCTATTCACGGAGCTGCTCTTGGCGGAGGACTTGAACTTGCTATGAGTTGTCACATGCGAATTGTATCTAATAATGCTAAACTAGGATTACCTGAATTACAGCTAGGTTTGATTCCTGGTTTTGCAGGTACTCAACGTTTACCAAGATTAGTAGGTATACCTAAGGCAGCAGAGATGTTGCTAACAAGTGATACAATTAGTGGTGAAGAAGCCGTTCAATGGGGTTTAGCAAACCGTGCGTATGCAGAAGAAGAAGTGCTTGCTAAATCAATGGAATTGGCTACTAAAATTGCGAAGAAGAGCCCAGTTGCAATGAAAGCTGCAATTGAGATGCTACAATACGCAAAATCATACGCTTATGATGAAGGTGTGAAAGCTGAAGCACAATCTTTTGGAACCGTTTTCGTATCTGAAGATGCTCAAGAAGGAATTTCTGCTTTCATTGAAAAACGCGAACCATCATTCAAAGGAAAATAA
- a CDS encoding electron transfer flavoprotein subunit beta/FixA family protein, whose translation MNIYVLVKRTFDTEEKIVISGGQIQEDGAEFIINPYDEYAIEEAIQVREAHGGEVTVLTMGGEDAQKQLRTALAMGADKAVLINVEDDLDEMDQFTAAQILADYLKDKNPDLILAGNVAIDGGSGQVGPRVADLLDINYVTTITKLEINGTQVSIVRDVEGDSEMIETSLPLLVTAQQGLNEPRYPSLPGIMKAKKKPLEEVELDDLDIDEDDVEAKTETIEIYLPPKKEAGRVLQGDLSNQVQELVELLRKEAKVV comes from the coding sequence ATGAATATTTATGTGTTGGTAAAACGTACATTTGATACAGAAGAAAAAATTGTCATTTCAGGTGGCCAGATTCAAGAAGACGGCGCTGAATTTATCATTAATCCTTACGATGAGTATGCGATTGAAGAAGCTATCCAAGTTCGTGAAGCACACGGTGGCGAAGTGACTGTATTGACAATGGGTGGAGAAGATGCACAAAAGCAACTTCGTACTGCACTTGCAATGGGAGCCGACAAAGCTGTTCTTATTAACGTAGAAGATGACTTAGATGAAATGGACCAATTTACAGCTGCTCAGATTTTAGCGGATTACTTGAAAGATAAAAACCCAGACTTAATTTTAGCTGGAAACGTTGCGATTGATGGTGGATCTGGACAAGTTGGACCACGAGTAGCTGACTTATTAGATATTAACTATGTAACAACTATCACGAAATTAGAAATTAACGGAACACAAGTTAGTATCGTTCGTGATGTAGAAGGCGATTCTGAAATGATTGAAACATCATTACCACTTCTAGTTACAGCTCAACAAGGGTTAAATGAGCCTCGTTATCCTTCTTTACCTGGGATTATGAAAGCGAAAAAGAAACCTCTAGAAGAAGTTGAGTTAGATGATTTAGATATTGATGAAGATGATGTTGAAGCGAAAACGGAGACAATTGAAATTTATTTACCTCCTAAAAAAGAAGCAGGTCGTGTGTTGCAAGGCGATCTTTCAAACCAAGTACAAGAATTAGTAGAATTACTTCGTAAAGAAGCAAAAGTCGTTTAA
- a CDS encoding electron transfer flavoprotein subunit alpha/FixB family protein: protein MSKKVIVLGEAREGALRNVSFEAIAAAKKISGGGEIVAVLLGDSVQSLATEMIHYGADRVVTVEHPHLKIYTSDGYSQAFMAVVEGESPDAVVFGHTALGKDLSPKVASKLKSGLISDVTSIEGEGSDAVFVRPIFSGKAFEKVKIKDGIDFITVRPNNIEPLAHDDSRTGDVSSVSVDIKNLRTIIKEVVRKSTEGVDLSEAKVIVAGGRGVKSEAGFEPLNELARVLGGAVGASRGACDADYCDYSLQIGQTGKVVTPDLYIAAGISGAIQHLAGMSNSKIIVAINKDSEASIFKVADYGIVGDLFEVIPMLTEEFKKMKAN from the coding sequence ATGTCAAAAAAAGTAATCGTATTAGGTGAAGCACGTGAAGGTGCTTTACGTAATGTATCTTTTGAAGCAATCGCTGCAGCGAAGAAAATTTCAGGCGGTGGAGAGATTGTAGCTGTTCTTTTAGGGGACTCTGTTCAATCTCTAGCAACTGAAATGATTCATTATGGAGCAGACCGTGTGGTAACTGTTGAACATCCACATTTAAAAATATATACTTCTGACGGTTACAGCCAAGCATTTATGGCAGTAGTTGAGGGTGAGAGTCCAGATGCAGTTGTTTTCGGACACACAGCACTCGGAAAAGATTTATCTCCTAAAGTAGCAAGTAAATTAAAATCTGGCCTAATTTCAGATGTAACAAGTATTGAAGGCGAAGGTTCAGATGCTGTATTTGTTCGTCCGATCTTCTCTGGTAAAGCATTTGAAAAAGTGAAAATCAAAGATGGTATTGATTTCATAACGGTTCGTCCTAACAACATTGAGCCTTTAGCTCACGATGATAGCCGTACAGGTGATGTATCATCTGTATCAGTAGATATAAAGAACCTTCGTACAATAATTAAAGAAGTTGTTCGTAAATCAACTGAAGGCGTGGATTTATCAGAAGCAAAAGTAATTGTAGCTGGTGGTCGTGGCGTTAAAAGTGAAGCTGGTTTTGAACCATTAAATGAATTAGCTAGAGTATTAGGTGGAGCTGTTGGAGCATCTCGTGGAGCATGTGACGCTGACTACTGTGACTACTCTCTTCAAATTGGACAAACAGGTAAAGTGGTAACGCCTGACCTATACATTGCAGCAGGTATTTCTGGCGCAATTCAACATTTAGCAGGAATGTCTAACTCGAAAATTATCGTGGCAATCAATAAAGATTCTGAAGCGAGCATTTTCAAAGTTGCTGATTATGGAATCGTTGGTGATTTGTTCGAAGTCATTCCAATGTTGACAGAAGAATTCAAAAAAATGAAAGCTAATTAA
- the trxA gene encoding thioredoxin, translating to MAIVHGTDQSFSNEISDGLVLVDFWAPWCGPCKMIAPVLVELDADMSDKVKIVKIDVDENQETASNFGIMSIPTLVLFKDGKPVDKVVGFNPKEALVDLVNKHA from the coding sequence ATGGCAATTGTACACGGTACAGATCAAAGTTTTTCAAACGAAATTTCAGACGGCTTAGTATTAGTCGATTTTTGGGCACCATGGTGTGGTCCATGTAAAATGATCGCTCCAGTTTTAGTGGAACTAGACGCTGATATGAGTGATAAAGTTAAAATTGTAAAAATAGATGTGGATGAAAACCAAGAAACTGCTAGCAACTTCGGTATTATGTCTATTCCAACATTAGTTCTTTTCAAAGACGGGAAACCTGTTGATAAAGTAGTTGGATTTAACCCGAAAGAAGCATTAGTAGATTTAGTTAACAAACACGCATAA